In the Ignavibacteriales bacterium genome, ATATGCCGATGGTAAAAATCCATTAGAAAGTGTTGCTTCAATACTTAAAGTTTCTTTAGGAAAAGTTTCCAGTCCCATACTTGGTCCAAATAATCGGATATAAGTTTCAGACATATCACTTTGAAGCGGTCTTCTAAAAATGGAAAAAAATCTTTTGTAATTATAATCAGGACTGTTTGAATCCAAAATATCATGTGAAGTTGTTGGGATATAAACATATTGCTCCGTTCTATCCTGGCTAATTCCATTTACTTTATCCACCGAATATATTTCTCTGCTTTTTCTTCTATATAGATCAGGAATGATATAATATTCAGGAAGGCGCTGAGTAACAGAAACTTCTTCTGTCGGACGGGAGAATAGATTAATTATAGGAGCACAATTTATTAATATGTTTGAAGCATCTGGCAATTTTTCCCGAGCCATCTTTTTATCGAAATCAATTTTTATCTCGAATGTAGAAGATTCCCCCAAACTCTTAAATTGATTTAATCCCAAAATTTCTAAGAAGAAAAATTTTTCAGGGAAAGAAAAATATTCGTGAAGCAATCTAAATCCTACAAAGGTTTGTTGGGAATAGGGAAGTAGTGCATATTCATTTCCATTTTCCAGTTCCTTTGTAAGTTCAGGTACTTCTATTTTAAAATTTTCAATATTTACAAATGGCGATGCTTCATCTATATATTCCCTGACTGAGATTGATTTTACAAATCGATTCAGATAAAGATGTAAGTTGTATTTAACGGATGCGGACCCATGTAAAAATATTTGAAAGCGTTCCAGGTTAAGCAAATTATAGTCAACATTTCTTTCGAGCTGAAGGCGAAGAATTAATGATGAAGTTCCATAAGCCGAATCAACAACTTTAACTTCTTCCAATTTTATAGGACGGACTACTAAATCCTGTGTTGTGCGAAAAATAAAATCCGCAGCTTCTTCCTTTTCCGTTATACGGCTATTTTCACTTGGTCCGGATTGTACTTTGTATTTAACTTTATACTTTCCTGCAGGTGTTTGTATTTCACTCCCTCTTTTGATAAAGACTGGTTCAGTAAGCGCACCAGTTTTTATTTTTGCCTGAAGAATTGCACAAGAAGGAAAAGCTTTTAGCAAATGCGGAAACAAGATTTCCAATATTCCCCCGGCAATCTCTGGGAATTCATCATCCAATCTTTCATGGATTCTACCAGCAAGGAAAGCAAATCCTTCAAATAATCTTTCAACAAACGGATCTTTTTTTTCTCTTTCACTTAACCGCAAACTTGAACCAAGAGTTGGATGTTTCTTGCTGAATTCATTACCTTCAACCTGAAGCGAATTATATTCTCTTTCAAAATATTTATCTAAACTCATTTCGCATCCTTCTCTTGAACTACCTTTGTCCAGCCAGTGGTAGAAAATTCGGTTAATAGTATTTCTTTATTTGGACTGTCTTTAATTTTTATAATTATTTTCAACGATGCTCTTAATGTTTTTTGGTCAAAATCTGATTTTTCTATTCTTACTTCTCCAACTCGCGGTTCATATTTTAGGATGACTTCCTGAATTTCTTTTTTTAATAATTCGGTTGGGTTACCGGACTCCAGGTAAAGTTGTAGGATATCTGAAATACCAAAATCCGGCAAGTGTAACACGGAACCTCTTCTGGTAGTTAATATCATCCGCAAATTCTCAATTACACTTAAGCTTAATTTTTGATCTTCAGTTAGATGATCGAATTGAGAAAGACCGGCTTCATCAAGATTCTTATTTTCATAAGTGAATTGACCGACAAGAATATTATACAGACTTAGATTACT is a window encoding:
- the tssE gene encoding type VI secretion system baseplate subunit TssE, producing MSNLSLYNILVGQFTYENKNLDEAGLSQFDHLTEDQKLSLSVIENLRMILTTRRGSVLHLPDFGISDILQLYLESGNPTELLKKEIQEVILKYEPRVGEVRIEKSDFDQKTLRASLKIIIKIKDSPNKEILLTEFSTTGWTKVVQEKDAK
- the tssF gene encoding type VI secretion system baseplate subunit TssF; the encoded protein is MSLDKYFEREYNSLQVEGNEFSKKHPTLGSSLRLSEREKKDPFVERLFEGFAFLAGRIHERLDDEFPEIAGGILEILFPHLLKAFPSCAILQAKIKTGALTEPVFIKRGSEIQTPAGKYKVKYKVQSGPSENSRITEKEEAADFIFRTTQDLVVRPIKLEEVKVVDSAYGTSSLILRLQLERNVDYNLLNLERFQIFLHGSASVKYNLHLYLNRFVKSISVREYIDEASPFVNIENFKIEVPELTKELENGNEYALLPYSQQTFVGFRLLHEYFSFPEKFFFLEILGLNQFKSLGESSTFEIKIDFDKKMAREKLPDASNILINCAPIINLFSRPTEEVSVTQRLPEYYIIPDLYRRKSREIYSVDKVNGISQDRTEQYVYIPTTSHDILDSNSPDYNYKRFFSIFRRPLQSDMSETYIRLFGPSMGLETFPKETLSIEATLSNGFLPSAYLEVGAIKEPLDFPPGIEASNITMPSEVLECPDKQNYLWSLISHLSFSFNTMANTETFKSVLNLYNWNKKHNHSNKKRIDGIKNVTQPKLISKIMNQGLIRGIEFQAEVDPKEFEYGEGEINLMGMVLNAFLSQYVTLNSFVFLKITEKGTGKVYTWQPLLGEILPV